In Acidobacteriota bacterium, the DNA window AAAGCTGAGATCAAGAAGAAGTATGGCTTCGAAGTCACCGATGCCTGGCTCAAAAAGGTGCAGCTCGCTTCGGTGCGTTTCAATAGCGGCGGGTCGGGTTCGTTCGTATCAGCGGACGGACTGGTGCTCACCAACCATCACATCGCCGGTGACGTGCTGCAAAAGATCAGCACCGCGGAGAATGATTACAACAAGGAAGGGTTTTATGCGCGCACGCGCGATCAAGAGGTCAAGGCGCCCGACCTCGAGCTGAATCAATTGATCAGCATAGAAGACGTGACCGAGCGCGTTACTTCCGCGGTCAAGCCGGGCGCGTCTCCCGCTGAAGCTAACGCTGCACGCCGCGCCGCTATCGCCAACATCGAGAAGGAATCGACCGAGAAAACAGGCTTGCGCAGCGACGTAATTACGCTTTATCAAGGCGGGCAATACAATCTTTACCGCTACAAAAAGTACACCGACGTGAGGCTGGTGTTCGCGCCGGAATTTGCGATCGCGTTCTTCGGCGGCGATCCCGATAACTTCATGTTTCCGCGCTACGACCTTGATATGGCGCTCTTCCGCGTCTATGAAAACGACAAGCCTCTCAAGGTTGAGAACTACTTCAAGTGGTCAAAGGAAGGCGCGAAGGAAGGCGATCTCGTCTTCGTACCCGGCAATCCCGGCTCGACCGCTCGATTGAATACGGTGGCGCATCTCGAGTATCTTCGGGACAACGGCCTTCCGTTCGTAGTCAAGATTCTCAACCGCGAGCACGAGGTATTGGGCCGGTACAGGTCACTGGGCGAGGAGCAGTCGCGCCGCGCACAGGAAGACTTCTTCAGCGTCGAGAACAGCCTCAAGGCCCTGACCGGCGAGCTCGAGGGGTTGCAGGACAAGACACTAATCGCAAAGAAGGCAAAAGCAGAAGAGGCGCTTCGCCGCACGATCGCCGCCAACCCGAAGAAGCAAAAGGAATACGGCGATGCTTGGGACAACATCGCGAAAGGACGCGCCGGCCTTAAGAGTTACTACAGGCATTACTCGCTGATTGGAAACGGAGCGGCCTTCAACTCCGACCTGTTCGCTAAGGCCCGCGCGCTGGTTCGGCTCGCCGCTGAAAGCTCCAAGCCAAACGCCGAACGGCTGCCCGAGTACACCGATGCGCGTCGAGCCTCGCTCGAGTTGAGTTTGTATTCGCCCGCTCCGATCTATGACGATCTCGAGAAAGTAAAACTCGCGGACTCTCTCGCGTTCATGCGCGACGAGTTAGGCGCGGATGACTCAGCCGTCAAGAGCGTGCTTGGAGGCAAATCGCCTGAGGCGCGAGCCGCGGAGTTGATAGACGGAACGAAGCTCAAGGACGTCGCCTATCGCAAACAACTCGGAGTGGGCGGCGTCAAGGCGATCGAAGAATCGACTGACCCGATGATCGTGCTCGCGCGTTCGATCGACGGCGAGGCGCGCACAATGCGCAAGCGCTACGAGACCGAAGTTCAAGCGAACGAGCGTGCGAACTACGCCAAGGTCTCGCGAGCGCTGTTCGACATCGAGGGCACGAAGCTCTATCCGGACGCAACCTTCACGCTGCGGCTCTCATACGGCGCGGTGAAGGGCTACCAGGAGAACGGCAAGCACGTGCCTGCGTTCACCAACTTCGCTGGGCTTTATAAGAGATCCGTTGAGCGCGGCAACAAGTTTCCTTTTGAGCTGCCCCGCCGTTGGATAGACAAGAAATCGGCGTTGACCTTGAACACATCGTTCAACTTCGTTTCGACGAACGATATCATTGGCGGGAACTCCGGCTCTCCGGTGATCAACAGAAACGCCGAGCTGGTCGGTCTCATTTTCGATGGCAACATTCAGTCTCTGGTAGGCAATTTCGTTTTTGACGAGACGCAGAACCGAGCGGTGTCCGTCGACTCGCGGGCAATGCTCGAAGCGCTGCGTAAGGTTTACGGCGCAAAGGAAGCGGCCGACGAGCTAACGAAGTAGAGATAGCAAGACGTGCGCGGCGGTTACTGAATTTTTCCGCCGCGCATCTTGATTTAGTGCCGAGGGAATCGCTTATTTGTTGACCTGCTTGACGGCTCGCGACGGGCCATAGTCTCCCTTCGAAATCTTACCCCACTAAGCGGCATTGCGATTGCTGTTTCATCCTAATGAGTTTGATTGGATCACGATATCAGCCCAAATCGTCGGAGGAGGTAAGCAGACGTATGGTCTGTGTTGCAGTTTGTATGGATTTCGGGCAAGCGAAAAGGAGGTGCAGCTATGATAAAGAGGGTTTTCGGAATTGCGATTATGCTCGGGCTAGCGGCTTCAACGCCGGTGTCGGGAGCTAAAACTCAACAGGAGGGAAGCGTTCGCAACTACGGCTTCACTGAAAGTATTCGCAAGAAGCTGGCGACGTTACCCTACTACGGAGTATTCGACAACCTTGCGTTCGAACTCAACGGCAACACGGTCGTCCTTTCTGGACAAGTCATTCGCCCAACTACGCGTAAAGAGGCGGAGCGGCGCATCGCAAGGATGGAAGGAGTCGACCGCGTAATAAACAAGATAGAAGTGCTACCGCCGTCTTCCTTTGACGACTCGATCAGGCGACGGGTCTATAACGCCGTCTTTCGAACGGGCGGGTTACACAGATACGCGATGGGCGCGAATCCAAGTATCCACATTGTCGTGAATCGGGGTCGCGTCACTCTCGAGGGTGTTGTCTCGAACAAGATGGACAGCCAGCTCGCCTACATGGCGGCCAATGGTGTGCCCGGCGTTTTCTCGGTAACCAATAACTTACGCGTCGGCAGCGAAGGCTAGTGAACACGAGGGGAGTGGAGTGCGGCGGCATGTCGCACTCCCACCGATTATTCGTCTGATACCTTGACCAACTGTTTTCCGACGTTGCCGCCTTTCAACATAGCCATGAAGGCGCGCGCCGTATTCTCGATCCCGTGTTCGATGTCTTCCTTGTATTTCAACTTTCCTTCCTTGAGCCATTGAGCCAGTTGCTTCAGACCTTCCGGATATTTGTCGGCGAACTGAAAAACCAGGAACCCTTCCGCCCTGGCCTGCCTGACCAGCAGCATCGTTAGAATCAATCGCGGCCCCATCTCAGGCTTCTCGAGATTGTATTGCGAGATCTGACCGCAGATCGAAATCCTTGCCCTGGTGTTGATCAATCTGAACACCGCATCGGTGATCGCGCCTCCGACGTTGTCAAAGTAGACATCGACTCCGCCGGGACAAAGCTCGCGTAGCTTCTCGTAGTAATCGCTCACGGTCTTGTAGTTGAACGCTCCATCGAAGCCAAGCTCATCAGTGAGATAACTGATCTTGTCATCCGCGCCGGCGGTTCCAATCGCACGGCAGCCTTTGATCTTCGCGATCTGACCGACTAGCGAGCCCACAGCTCCGGCTGCGCCGGAGACGACGACGGTTTCTCCCGGTTTCGGATTGCAGATCTCCAACAACCCGAAATAAGCAGTCAGACCAGGCATGCCCAGCACCCCGAGCGCAGTCGAGATAGGCGCGAGAGCCGGATCAATTTTCCTGACTCCCTGCCCGTTCGAGACGGAGTAGTCCTGCCAGCCAAAAGACATTCCCTCGACGATGTCTCCCTCCTGGAATGAGGAATTGTTGGATTTGACAACCCTGCCAACTGCGCCGCCTCCCATCACTTCGCCGATTTGTACCGGCGGAGCGTATGACTTAACATCGTTCATCCGGCCACGCATGTAAGGATCGACCGAAAGGTAAATCGTGCGCACGAGAAACTGTCCATCTCCCGCGGTCGGGATTGGAGTCTCGACTAGCTTGAAATCAGAGTCTTTCGGAAATCCAACGGGCCTTGCCGCGAGTAGTATCTGTCTGTTCATCGTTGACATAGGAGCTTCTCCTTTTTATCTATGAACGTTTCACCGCAGGGACGGATATGAGCGGGAGGTCTATCTCCTCAGCGTTCGTCTGCGGTAAAGCACTTCCCTTCACAACGCAATCGCTACTGGAACAGGTCCTTCAGCGTGACTGGCGATTTGGACTCCGAAGACTTCAAGAACGTCACCAAATCCAAAAGCTGTTTTATCGTGTAGATCGAGGCGTAGTCTTTCGGCATAGCCGATTCGTCTACGCTCTCAACTCTGACAACATCGGTTTTCTGAACTGTGCGCAGAACAGCAGGCAGCTCGGTCGTATCGTAAACTCGAATCGAGTCTGTGTCTTCCTCTTTCTTGACGCCGATGATCTTGTCGCCATTCCTCAGCGTGAGAGCGACGGGCGCGTAGCGCGAGTCTTTGTTTTCGCGCACGAGAATGACGTTGAAGAATATTTCTTTCGCCGATCTGTTTCCGAGCTTCGATAGGTCGGGACCGATCGGCGTTCCTTCCCCGGCGAATGAATGACACAAATGGCAGCTCTTTGCTCGAGCCGAATCGAAAAACAGAGCCTTCCCGGCTTGCACATCCCCGGCCAGTGACGAGGATGCGGTAGCCGCAGCAGGTTTTACTGAGACTGTCGATGACGGTGATGCCGGCTTATCGGCAACCGGAGCGCCGGACGCCGCCGCGGCTGACTTAGCATCCGACATTATGAACGCGACCAGCTTCCAAATCCGTTCTTCTGACAACTCCGATTTGAAACTCAGCATCCCGGTGCCGGGAATTCCGTTCGAGATGGTCTTGAACAAGTATGCCGATTCGAGCCCTTTGCCGCGCAGCCGAGGCGCTCCGCCCCCAACGCCGCCAGTCCCGTGACAGTATGCGTTGCCGCACGAGGGCGCGAATAACTTCGCGCCTTCTGCAATGAACTGCGGGTCTTTGAGCTTCTCTTCTCGCTGCACCCCTACTGATGCAAAGGCCGCGAGTTGAAGGTATCTTCCGGCAGGTATGGCGAACGCAATAACGCCGACATAGAAGAGAACCATACATCGACGCAGATGCACACTGATAAGAAGGCGCGCGCATTCGAGTCGCTCGGCGTTCATCTAGTGCTTCCCTTTCGGCATTCATCGGCGCTCTGGCAATGCAAACACAAACAGGGCCGAACCCCCGGGCCAGCCCGCTGCCTCGGGCCAGGTCGCCGGCATGCCGCTCACGAATATCGACCCCAACCCTGAGGGCACGGCTACGTATTGGCGGCCTTTGACTGAGTAGGTGATAGGTCCGCCGCGATGACCCGAACCCGTGTTGAACGACCAGAGCTGCTTGCCGTTCTTTGCATCAAACGCAAGGAAACGACCTTCGACGTCGCCGGTAAAAAGAACGTCGCCGCCCGTGACTAGCAATGATGAAAGGATTGGATACTTGAATGGAACGCTCCACTTCTTCTGCCCGGTCAGCGGATCAAAAGCGTCAAGGTGCGCGCGAATCTTTCCGTCAGGCGGCGGCTTCACATCGACGTTGCCCGCGACGAACGGCCTGCCTTCGCGAGCCTCTTGTGGGTGCACAGTTATGTTAGCGCACCACTCGATCCCGTCGTTGTACAACAGACCAGTGCGCGGGCTGTAAGACGAGTGATTCCAGCTTCGCCCTCCGCCCCAGTTCGGACAAATGAGATTCGGCTTTCCGATCTCGGGCTCGTTGCGGCCGATCAACTTCCCCTCTTTGTCGATGCTCTTGACCCAGGTGATCGTGTCCACGTACGGCCAGGCGTTGATGAACTTCCCGGTGACGCGATCGAGCACCCACACGAAGCCGCTCTTGTTCGGATGCACCAGAAGCTTCTCGGTCTTGCCGTTGCGCGTGATATCGATCAGCACCGACTCGTAAGCTGAATCGAAGTCCCAGGCGTCATGAGGGATCTCCTGGTAATACCACTTGAGTTTTCCCGTGTCGGCGTCAATCGCAACGATGCAGTTCGTGTACAGATTGTCGCCGGGCCGCACTGAGTTGTCGAAATCCGACGACGGGTTACCGATTCCCCAAAAGATCAAGTTCTGCGCGGGGTCGTAAGAACCAGTCAGCCACGTAGAACCGCCTCCGTACTTCCACATCTCGGTCCCGCCCCAGCTCTCGTGCCCAGGCTCTCCCGGCCCCGGTATAGTGTAGAAGCGCCACGCAAGCCTGCCGGTCTTCGCGTTGAACGCGTTGATGTAGCCGCGATGCGCGCTGTCGCCCCCGGTGCCGCCGACGATGAGCTTGTCTTTGACTAGAAAAGGAGCGCCGTTGATATTGCAGCCGCATTTCTTGACGTCTTCGACTTCGACGTTCCACACCTCTTTGCCGGTCTTCGCGTCGAGCGCGACTACGTGGTTATCCATCGTGCCAAAGAAAACCAAACCGTAGCCGACGGCAACGCCGCGATTGAACTTGCCATACGGCGAAAAGAAATCACGCGGGACTTTGTAGTTGTATGTCCACAGCCGCTCTCCGGTGTCCGCGCTCAAAGCAAAGACTCGGTTCTCGCTGGCGATCAAATACATGATTCCATCGACGACAATCGGCGTCGCGTTGAGTCCGCCCTCGACTTTTCCGGTTTGAAACACCCAGACCGGCACGAGATTCTTGACGTTGTCGGCGCGTATTTGATCGAGCGAGCTGTAACGCCACGCGTCGTAAGCCCCGAAGTAAGTGGCCCAGTTTTGCGGCTCCTTGCGCGCGTTGACCAACCGCTCGCCGGTCAATTCACTGTTGCCGTCCTGAGCACGCGCTTGCCCGAATGCTGTGAGCACCGCGATGAAAGCTACCGCGACTAAACTGGGCCGAGTTAGCTGAGACTTTTTCCAGTCGTTCATGACGACACTCCTTCATTTGCGGCGAACGTTTCGGAATCGCGCGAGATACTATCGCACACGAGCACCGACAACAAGCAGACGAGGAGAGAAACGAGAAGTCAACTTGATTGCACCGGCACGAAGGCGTTAAATAGTCGGCGTGCCCAACTCCGACCTGGCTCCGTGGCGCGCAACAATGCGGACTGGCTTGAACCTCAACCCTGGTGACAAGGGCACTCGGTGGGGCGGCTGTCGCTTAAAACGAGTGCGGCGACAGTTCAGACAAAGCCCTTTGGTTTAGCACTCACTTGAACAAACCAGGAGGATTTATGAAAGAGAAACGCATACTCATTGGTTCGCTTGTCGGCGCCTTGCTGACATTAAGCATCGTCGTTTTCGCTCAAGTCAGTCGTCCGTACCGTGACGGTTCGGTGTGGAATGTGGCATTTATCAGAATGAAGCCGGGAATGGAGACGGCTTATCTGAACTACATTGCTACCGACTGGAAAAGGAATCAGGAGGCGACGAAAAAAGAAGGGCTAATCCTCTCCTACAAGGTTTTGACGACTGAAGGTCACACTCCGGGCGACTGGAACATAATGCTGATGACCGAGTACAAAAACATGGCGACGATGGAAGCCAACGAAGCTAAGGCAGATGCTTTAGCTCAAAAGGTAATTGGCGACGACCAAAAACAGATCCAAGGGTACAAAGACCGCCTTGAAATTCGGGAGGTGATGGGCGACAGGCTTGCGCGGGAAATTGTTTTAGAACCACGACGTTAATGGTTTCATTTGTCGGCGCGGCTGGCGACTCCGGTTAAAACACAACACCGCCCAACGAGTCATTGGACGCGAGCGCGAGACAGCTTGCTTCTCATCAACCCTGCGTGGTTGATTTGCGGCTTGTGCACGTTTTGTTTCGCGCCCGCGTCAACTCCGACGTTATGCGGTGCACCGCAGTCGCACTGGCCAGCAAACCAGACATGGAACTGTTCTTTGCCAAAGATTCGTCACAGAAACCCAATCGAGCCGATATGGGTGTCGTGATCAACTTTGGCGGTTGTATTCGTTGCTGAAGATTAACTCAAGCCACTCCGAGCGGCGATCGATGAAATATGTAGACAATCAGGCATTCCTGATGGCGTAGAGCTTTGGAAGCGTGAGAAATTCGCTTCGCGCGCTCCGGTGCAAGCCCTTAGGTCGCGTCTTCAAGGAGCGACAACTTCACAGAAAAGCTATCCACTGACAATCCGAAGTGGAAAACTCTTATCGGTATAACACTCTGTAGCCTTGTTGTTTCTGTGATCTGCTCGGTGTCCTCAATGCTACAATGCGCCAACTACATAAGAACTGCTGGAAGAATTGGTTCGCTTGAAACAGGCGTGAAAGATTTCATATACTATGCTGCATTAGTATTATTTGTCATAGGCATTTTTAGCTTAGTTGTTTTTGCCCTCAGAAACCTCTATTGAGGCGTTCGTACCTAAACTCGGAATTGGAGGCGTCGTGCTCAAGATAGGGGATACGATTGAGATCGTAAGAAGGTGTATTCTGGCGATTGCAGGAAAAGCTCCCGAGTCGGATGATCAGACGCTCAGCGAAGTCGGAATCACGACCGCAGATGACCTAGAACTGTTGAAGCGCTGCATTGTAGACAACGGAGTTAAACGATTTAAGTTTAGAGTCAACCTCAATCGCCTTAATGCTGTCGATTCAGATTGGAAAATTAGGGAAGTAAGCCAATTGATACAAAACTCCGCCGAGCCTTTTGAATAATGTATAGAGTAACCTCATACGAAGAGTGCATAACGCGCTGGAGTACGAACAGGCCGCGGTCGTTCGGCAGGCACCTTTTACGCTCCGCACTTCCGTATCAGCCGGTCAGGCGCCGTTTGCGGCGCACCTCCTAGAGCTGCATTCATCGCGAAGAAAGGAGTGCTATACTCTGGCCAAGAACTTGGAGATAGGCCATGAACTTGCACGAGTTGTCCACAGACAAGCGCAACGAAATCTTGCTAATCGCGGCGCGGCACGGCGCGCGCAACGTGCGCATCTTCGGCTCGGTTGCGCGCACTGAAGCGGGACGTGACAGCGATGTGGATGTGCTGGTAGATCTGGAGCCGGGGAGAAGCTTATTAGATCTTGGCGGCCTCTTGATGGAGTTGCAGGATCTGTTCGGCTGCCGCGTGGACGTCGTGACCGAGCAGGGATTGCGCCCGCGCATTCGAGAGCGCGTGCTGCGCGAGGCAGTCACGCTATGAGAGAAGAAACAGGAAACAGGGCGCGAAATTGATGTCAAAAAGGGCGTCGTGGGCTCGTTCTGCAAGAAGAGATTACTGGTGGCACGTCTACATAACTCTGTCGCTCTTGCAATAGAACCTCCGCAGTAAATCGTCTACATCCTTCTTTCCTATCGCTTCAAACACAACCGTCGGAGGAAGACCCAAACCCTCGGCTAGCTTGAGCGCCGTCTCGACGTTCAATGTATTGACTACTGACGAGAGAATTTTCGACAGCAAGCCTTGATCGAATCCGGTTTGCCGGCAGAAATCAACTTGACGCATACCTTTTGTGCGCAGGTTCTCGCTTACCAGGTCAGCAAGCGGGCTGTGGCGCGCATCGCTGTTTGAGCCGCCATTCGAGCTGGCCGTACCTGCTACCCCTTTCGAGACTTCCAAGATTGGCTTAGGCATTTAGGTTCCCCTCTGTCATCATTTTTGTCTTCGTTTTCTCTGTTTGAATGCACATCTTCGTCTCTGACAATGTTCAGTCATGCGTGAACGGGGCGTGAACGGGAACCGCAATGAAACGGCGCCCACCCCGTTAGCGTGCGCCCCGGGATAGGAACGTTACCAAGGAAGTGACGCCAACAACGCTCGATAGCTTGGTAAACGTCTTGAACAGATTCCCGTGAACCACGACAGTATCGCCTGGGCGGAGAAAAGCATTCTCTTCCGGGTTGGCTTTTCCTTTCAGGATCTTCTTCACGTCAGCCCTCAGCACTTGAACACGTCCGTCTTCGAACTGACGAAGAATCGAGACGCTGGTGCTGCCGGTATCGAGTATCCCTCCGGCGAGTGTAATTGCATCCAGCACGCGCAAGGGGCGGGTCATCACCATCAGGCCGGGAGTCTTCACGTCACCGAGAACGCCTACTTTCGCGCTTTGAGCTTCAAGCAGCGCTAGCGTGAGGCGCGGCTCCTTGATGAACTCGGCCGCCCCGTTGGTGAGATGCTCCTGAAGCTGCGGCAAAGTCTTGCCGACGACAGTGATGTCGCCCATGAGCGGGAAATAGACTCGCCCGACTGGTGATACCGTGACCCTTTGGACAGAGTCTTCGGGATGCTTGTCGATGTAGATCGCGATGATGTCGCCCGGGCCAAGGCGGTACGAGTTGTAGAAGCTGCGATAGATCGCATTTATCTGCGATTGGATCGCCGCCTCGTCGGCGGGGCTGGCGACCTCCCCGGGATTAAGCGTACGCTCGTCAAGCGGCACGCCCTGATAACTCTTCTGGTGGACCGTGCGCGGACGGCTTCCGTCTGCGTTTGCCGATACGGCCTGCGACGTGGTCTGCGCCGCAACGATCGAACCCGCCGCGTACATACTCAACAACGCGCTCAATGTCAGACTAACAATTCTATTTGCCATAGGACTCCTCTTTCTCGTTGCCTTTGCTCTTTGCCCTTTGCTCTCAGGTTCATCGTCCACCGCGGCCGAACATCATGATCTTGAACGTCTCGAACATGATGATCGCGTCCAGCAGCAGCGATTGGTTCTTTAT includes these proteins:
- a CDS encoding S46 family peptidase encodes the protein MKINKLLSALFIALFAASSFTLVSADEGMWTFNNVPKAEIKKKYGFEVTDAWLKKVQLASVRFNSGGSGSFVSADGLVLTNHHIAGDVLQKISTAENDYNKEGFYARTRDQEVKAPDLELNQLISIEDVTERVTSAVKPGASPAEANAARRAAIANIEKESTEKTGLRSDVITLYQGGQYNLYRYKKYTDVRLVFAPEFAIAFFGGDPDNFMFPRYDLDMALFRVYENDKPLKVENYFKWSKEGAKEGDLVFVPGNPGSTARLNTVAHLEYLRDNGLPFVVKILNREHEVLGRYRSLGEEQSRRAQEDFFSVENSLKALTGELEGLQDKTLIAKKAKAEEALRRTIAANPKKQKEYGDAWDNIAKGRAGLKSYYRHYSLIGNGAAFNSDLFAKARALVRLAAESSKPNAERLPEYTDARRASLELSLYSPAPIYDDLEKVKLADSLAFMRDELGADDSAVKSVLGGKSPEARAAELIDGTKLKDVAYRKQLGVGGVKAIEESTDPMIVLARSIDGEARTMRKRYETEVQANERANYAKVSRALFDIEGTKLYPDATFTLRLSYGAVKGYQENGKHVPAFTNFAGLYKRSVERGNKFPFELPRRWIDKKSALTLNTSFNFVSTNDIIGGNSGSPVINRNAELVGLIFDGNIQSLVGNFVFDETQNRAVSVDSRAMLEALRKVYGAKEAADELTK
- a CDS encoding BON domain-containing protein; the protein is MIKRVFGIAIMLGLAASTPVSGAKTQQEGSVRNYGFTESIRKKLATLPYYGVFDNLAFELNGNTVVLSGQVIRPTTRKEAERRIARMEGVDRVINKIEVLPPSSFDDSIRRRVYNAVFRTGGLHRYAMGANPSIHIVVNRGRVTLEGVVSNKMDSQLAYMAANGVPGVFSVTNNLRVGSEG
- a CDS encoding NADP-dependent oxidoreductase; amino-acid sequence: MNRQILLAARPVGFPKDSDFKLVETPIPTAGDGQFLVRTIYLSVDPYMRGRMNDVKSYAPPVQIGEVMGGGAVGRVVKSNNSSFQEGDIVEGMSFGWQDYSVSNGQGVRKIDPALAPISTALGVLGMPGLTAYFGLLEICNPKPGETVVVSGAAGAVGSLVGQIAKIKGCRAIGTAGADDKISYLTDELGFDGAFNYKTVSDYYEKLRELCPGGVDVYFDNVGGAITDAVFRLINTRARISICGQISQYNLEKPEMGPRLILTMLLVRQARAEGFLVFQFADKYPEGLKQLAQWLKEGKLKYKEDIEHGIENTARAFMAMLKGGNVGKQLVKVSDE
- a CDS encoding c-type cytochrome → MNAERLECARLLISVHLRRCMVLFYVGVIAFAIPAGRYLQLAAFASVGVQREEKLKDPQFIAEGAKLFAPSCGNAYCHGTGGVGGGAPRLRGKGLESAYLFKTISNGIPGTGMLSFKSELSEERIWKLVAFIMSDAKSAAAASGAPVADKPASPSSTVSVKPAAATASSSLAGDVQAGKALFFDSARAKSCHLCHSFAGEGTPIGPDLSKLGNRSAKEIFFNVILVRENKDSRYAPVALTLRNGDKIIGVKKEEDTDSIRVYDTTELPAVLRTVQKTDVVRVESVDESAMPKDYASIYTIKQLLDLVTFLKSSESKSPVTLKDLFQ
- a CDS encoding PQQ-dependent dehydrogenase, methanol/ethanol family, with amino-acid sequence MNDWKKSQLTRPSLVAVAFIAVLTAFGQARAQDGNSELTGERLVNARKEPQNWATYFGAYDAWRYSSLDQIRADNVKNLVPVWVFQTGKVEGGLNATPIVVDGIMYLIASENRVFALSADTGERLWTYNYKVPRDFFSPYGKFNRGVAVGYGLVFFGTMDNHVVALDAKTGKEVWNVEVEDVKKCGCNINGAPFLVKDKLIVGGTGGDSAHRGYINAFNAKTGRLAWRFYTIPGPGEPGHESWGGTEMWKYGGGSTWLTGSYDPAQNLIFWGIGNPSSDFDNSVRPGDNLYTNCIVAIDADTGKLKWYYQEIPHDAWDFDSAYESVLIDITRNGKTEKLLVHPNKSGFVWVLDRVTGKFINAWPYVDTITWVKSIDKEGKLIGRNEPEIGKPNLICPNWGGGRSWNHSSYSPRTGLLYNDGIEWCANITVHPQEAREGRPFVAGNVDVKPPPDGKIRAHLDAFDPLTGQKKWSVPFKYPILSSLLVTGGDVLFTGDVEGRFLAFDAKNGKQLWSFNTGSGHRGGPITYSVKGRQYVAVPSGLGSIFVSGMPATWPEAAGWPGGSALFVFALPERR
- a CDS encoding nucleotidyltransferase family protein, translating into MNLHELSTDKRNEILLIAARHGARNVRIFGSVARTEAGRDSDVDVLVDLEPGRSLLDLGGLLMELQDLFGCRVDVVTEQGLRPRIRERVLREAVTL
- a CDS encoding helix-turn-helix domain-containing protein — its product is MPKPILEVSKGVAGTASSNGGSNSDARHSPLADLVSENLRTKGMRQVDFCRQTGFDQGLLSKILSSVVNTLNVETALKLAEGLGLPPTVVFEAIGKKDVDDLLRRFYCKSDRVM
- a CDS encoding polysaccharide biosynthesis/export family protein; the encoded protein is MANRIVSLTLSALLSMYAAGSIVAAQTTSQAVSANADGSRPRTVHQKSYQGVPLDERTLNPGEVASPADEAAIQSQINAIYRSFYNSYRLGPGDIIAIYIDKHPEDSVQRVTVSPVGRVYFPLMGDITVVGKTLPQLQEHLTNGAAEFIKEPRLTLALLEAQSAKVGVLGDVKTPGLMVMTRPLRVLDAITLAGGILDTGSTSVSILRQFEDGRVQVLRADVKKILKGKANPEENAFLRPGDTVVVHGNLFKTFTKLSSVVGVTSLVTFLSRGAR